GCCCGCTTTCACCGCCTCCCACGGGGTGCGGTGGCTGTCCAGTTGCGACAACATCTGATCGGAATAGCCAAGGCGCAGGCTGGCCGCGCCGCGAATGGCGGCATCCTCGCCCGCCAGACCCGCGCGAATGCGGGTGACAAGGCGGGTTTTACCGGTGCCGTTGCGGCCCAGCAGCGCGATACGGTCGCCGTTTTCAATCCAGATCTGGCCGGTGCGCAGCAGCAGGCGGTCATCGGGCGTGCGGATCATTGTGTCGTTGATTGTGATCAGCGTTTTGGCGTGGGTGCCGCTATTGCTCAGCCGGATCGCCCCGGCCGAGCGGTCCTGATGCGCGGGGCGGGCGCGGGACTCCAGCGCTTCGGCCCGCGCGTTCAGCTGTTTGGTTTTCACCACCAGCAGGTCCGAGCCCGCGTTGATGCCGATATTCTTGAGCTTGGCCGCCTGCTGGCGCAGGGCGCGCACCTTGCGCATATCGTTGTCGAACTGCCGACCGCGCGCCAGATCATGGGTGTCGAGGGCCTGCAACGCCGCCGTATATGGCAGCGCGAAATCCATTGAGTCATCGGCGCGCAAAAACAGGGTACGGTTTGTGACCGCATCCAGAAAGTCGCGGTCATGGCTGGTCGTGACCAATGCGGTGCTGCGAGGCAGCGCGTTGATAAAGTTTTGCAAAATGCCGATGCGGCCAAAATCAAGGTGGTTGGTCGGCTCGTCCAGCAGCAAAAGGTCAGGCTCTATGATCGCGGCGCGCGCCAGCAGCATGGCGCGCTGCCAGCCGCCCGACAGTTCGGATATTTTGCGCAGGCGCAGCGCGGGGTCGATCTGCAGATCGTCCAGCATCACATCGACGCGCCAGCCCTCGTAATCGACCACAGCCGGATCAAGGGCCGCCGCGACCGCAGCGTGCAGCGTCATCGGCAACAGGTGCGCGGGCGGCTCTTGCGGGGCGAGCGCGATGATCAACCCGCGCGCGGTGGTGATATCGCCGCGGCTTGGGCCATCATCCCCGGCCAGCAGGTGCAATAGCGAGGTTTTGCCCCTGCCATTTGCGGCGACAAGGCCAAGGCGGTCGCCCTTGGCCAGCGACAGGTTCAGGTTGGAAAACAGCGGTGTTCCGCGCGATAGCGCGACATCTTTCAGGGTCAGCAAGGACATGGAATCTCAACATAGCAAACGATGCGCCAAAG
Above is a genomic segment from Ketogulonicigenium vulgare WSH-001 containing:
- a CDS encoding ATP-binding cassette domain-containing protein — its product is MSLLTLKDVALSRGTPLFSNLNLSLAKGDRLGLVAANGRGKTSLLHLLAGDDGPSRGDITTARGLIIALAPQEPPAHLLPMTLHAAVAAALDPAVVDYEGWRVDVMLDDLQIDPALRLRKISELSGGWQRAMLLARAAIIEPDLLLLDEPTNHLDFGRIGILQNFINALPRSTALVTTSHDRDFLDAVTNRTLFLRADDSMDFALPYTAALQALDTHDLARGRQFDNDMRKVRALRQQAAKLKNIGINAGSDLLVVKTKQLNARAEALESRARPAHQDRSAGAIRLSNSGTHAKTLITINDTMIRTPDDRLLLRTGQIWIENGDRIALLGRNGTGKTRLVTRIRAGLAGEDAAIRGAASLRLGYSDQMLSQLDSHRTPWEAVKAGSDISDHNARAQLINAGINLDLQTGPLDALSGGQKARLAMLLLRLLQPNFYLLDEPTNHLDIEGQEALAAELLDQQAACLLVSHDRAFIRAVATRFWFISDRKLIEVDDPEPVFNVLMRTG